The stretch of DNA GGCTCCTACATCTCGGCCTTCGGCGTGCTGATCTTCCTCTTCGGCGTTTTCGAAGCCTTCGCCAGGAAGCGCGTCGCCGGCGACAATCCGTGGGGCGAAGGTGCCACGACGCTCGAATGGCAGCTGCCTTCGCCGCCGCCGTATCACCAGTGGGAACAGCTCCCGCGCATCAAGTAAGATGCTGATATTCCGGGCGCCGCATGCAAATGCGGCGTCCGGCCTTGAAGAATGCAGGACGGAAGAATGAGGGTCATAAACAATCACGAGGTACTTGTGAACGACGGCGAACATCTCCTGTCGGAAGCCAGTGCGCGCGATTATTTCGAGCTTCTGAAGCCGCGCGTGATGTCGCTCGTGGTCTTCACGGCTTTTGCTGGCCTCGTGCTGGCACCCGGCCACATCAATCCCGTGCTCGGCCTGATTTCGATCCTCTGCATTGCCATCGGCGCAGGCGCCTCGGGTGCGCTCAACATGTGGTACGATGCCGATATCGACGCCATCATGACCCGCACCGCGCGCCGCCCGATTCCGGCAGGTCGCATCACGCCGAAGGAAGCACTGGCCTTCGGCCTGATCCTCTCCTGTTTTTCGGTTGTCATCCTCGGCCTCGCGGTCAACTGGCTCTCGGCTTCGATCCTCGCCTTCACGATTTTCTTCTACGTCGTCATCTACACGATGTGGCTGAAGCGTTCGACGCCGCAGAACATCGTCATAGGCGGTGCCGCCGGCGCCTTCCCCCCGATGATTGGCTGGGCGTGCGTGACGAATTCGGTGACAATCGAAAGCACCGTCCTGTTTCTCATCATCTTCCTCTGGACGCCGGCGCATTTCTGGGCGCTCGCGCTGTTCAAGATGCGCGATTATGAGGCCGTCGGCGTGCCGATGCTGCCGAACGTATCTGGCGAGCGCGCCACCAAGCACCAGATCGTCGCCTATGCCGTAATGACGGCCGTGTGCGGCGTAGTTCCGTCCTTCCTCGGCTTTGCGAGCGCCGGATACGGTCTTGTCGCTGCATCGCTCGGCGCGGTCTTCATATACTGTTCCATCGCCGTCTGGCGCATGCCGGATGGCGATCCCAAGATGATCCCGGCGAAGAAGCTTTTTGCTTTCTCGATCTTTTATCTCTTCGCCATCTTTTCTGCCCTGTTGATAGACCGGCTCGCTTCCATGCTGGTCTCGCATGCAGGAGGTTTGCTCTGATGGAAACGGTCAAGCTCACGGAAGCGCAGCGCAAGTCGCGCCGCAACCGGAACATCGCTCTCGGCCTCGCGCTTGCTGGCCTTTGCGTTCTCTTCTACGCCATCACCATCGTGAAGTTCACCGGGCACGGAGGCTGAACCGATGAGCGATGCCGTAAACGCACACAACAAGCAGGGCCGCAACAACGGCGCCGTCGTCTTCATGTGCCTGAGCTTCGTCATCGGTATGACGGCGATGAGCTATGCCGCGGTTCCGCTCTACCGCATCTTCTGCCAGATGACGGGTTACAACGGCACCACCCAGCGCGTCGATCAGGCGTCGAGCGTCATCCTCGACCGCAAGATGCGCGTGACCTTCGACGCCAATGTGGCGTCGGGCCTGTACTGGGACTTCAAGCCGGTGCAGCGCGAGGTCAATCCGCGCATCGGCGAGACCATCCAGGTCAATTTCGTGGCGGAGAACAAGTCGAACGAGACGCAGCGCGGCCAGGCAGTCTTCAACGTGACGCCGGGCGAGGCGGGGGTCTACTTCAACAAGATCCAGTGCTTCTGCTTTACCGAAACGGATCTGAAGCCGGGCGAGACGCTTGAAATGCCCGTGGTGTTCTATATCGATCCGGATATTACCAAGGCCGTCGAGTCGAAAGACATCCACACGATTACGCTGTCATATACGTTCTACCCGAAAGAGGGACCGAAGCCGGTGGCTTCGAATGAGGGTAGAGCGCAGAAGGTTGAAAAGAAACTTTGATTGAAGATCGTTTCCGGCTATGCCGGAGGCGAAGCGAAGGAAGACATCCGGGGATCTGACATGGCCGATGCGCATCAGAAAAATCACGACTACCACATCATCGACCCAAGCCCGTGGCCGATTCTGGCGTCGCTTGGCGCCTTCATCGTAACATTCGGCGGCGTCGGCTATATGCGCTACCTGAACGGCGGTTCGCTGCACCTCTTTGGTGTCGAATGGGCCCAGCCCTGGCTGTTTTACATCGGCCTCGTACTGATCCTCTATGTCATGTACGGCTGGTGGGCCGATACGGTGAAGGAGGCTCATGAGGGTGCCCATACCCGCGTCGTCTCGCTGCATCTGCGCTACGGCATGATCATGTTCATCGCCTCGGAAGTGATGTTCTTCGTCGCCTGGTTCTGGGCCTATTTCGACGCCAGTCTCTTTGCGAATGAAGCGATCCAGGCGTCGCGCCTCGCATATACTGGTGGCCAGTGGCCGCCGAAGGGCATTGAGGTCCTCGATCCCTGGCACCTGCCGATCTACAACACCGTCATCCTGCTGCTGTCCGGCACGACGGTCACCTGGGCGCATCACGCGCTACTGCACAATGATCGCAAAGGTCTCATTCAGGGCCTGACGCTCACCGTCCTGCTCGGCGTCCTGTTTTCCGGCGTCCAGGCTTACGAGTACATGCACGCGCCCTTCGCATTCAAGAACTCGATCTACGGCGCCACCTTCTTCATGGCGACCGGCTTCCACGGTTTCCACGTGCAGATCGGAACGATCTTCCTGCTGGTCTGCCTGCTGCGCGCGCTGCGTGGCGACTTCACGCCGAAACAGCACTTCGGTTTCGAAGCCGCCGCCTGGTACTGGCATTTCGTCGACGTCGTCTGGCTCTTCCTGTTCTTCTGCATCTACGTCTGGGGCGGCTGGGGCGCTCCTGTCGCGGCAGGCTGATGGACCGAAAGAAAATCAGAAAGGCGGGAGCCATCGGCGCCCGCCTTTTTTCATCGCTACCTTGAAGCAGCGATCCGCTCGAAGGCCGATGGCTCCGCAATTCCGAGATCGAGTTGGTGCCGGATCGCCTCGGCGCATTCATATGGCGTCAACACCGAGGTATCGAGCTCGAGATCGTAGATACCCGGCCTGTGCACCTCCTCCTGCCAGCGCCGCACGGGGACTGGAACAGGGACCTCGCCATTGCCTCTTTCGTAAAGATTCTCGCGCCCGGGCTCGTCGATGTTGCGGCGCTTCATGATGACGTCGAGCGGGCAGCGCACACCGACGAAGAGAACCGGGAAACCTTCAAGCCGCCGGGCGCAATCGGTGAGAATCCCGAGCGGCTGCGAATAGGCGTCGTGATGACCGAGGTCGGCAACGACATTCAGCCCGAGCCCGGCATGGATGGCGATGGACTCGTAGAGTGCCGCGTAGAAGAACGGCACCAGTTCCTCAAGATCGGGGCGCTCGCCGCCGGGGCGAAGGCCGATGCCCGGCAGGTAGCGCGCCGGCGTCGCGGCATTGTAGATGTCGACGCCGAGGTTCATCCACGGTCCTTCGAACTGCTGCTGAACGGCTCTCGCGATCGTCGTCTTGCCGCTTCGCGGTGCCCCGTTCAGGATCACGATCTGGCCTGCAGGGTTCTCGTTGCTCATCAGCTTCTTCTTCTGTTTGGCGCGAATCGCTGACGCGAAATCGCGCAGCTATTTCCTTTCGTCCTGCAGATACTTTATGGGAGAGTTAAGGCGCGGCTGAAAATGATCTCCGGCCGAAAGGAAGACGATGTGCGAAGACAGTGCATATTTTCCCCCTGTGGATCCCGTAAGGACCGGGATGCGGGGCTGCTGCCCGCGCTGCGGACAGGGAAAATTGTTCGATGGCGTGCTCGCGGTGAAGCCACGCTGTGCCGCCTGCGGCCTCGACTATTCCTTTGCCGATTCCGGCGATGGCCCCGCCGTCTTCGTCATTCTCATCGTCGGCTTCATCATCATCGGCTCCGTGCTCTGGCTGGAGGTGAACTATTCGCCGCCGATCTGGCTGCACATTCTGCTGTTCGCTCCGTTGACGATCGCTCTTTCGCTGGTGGCGCTGCGCTGGTGCAAGGGCATCCTGATCGCCATGCAATACCGCCACAATGCCCGTGAAGGACGCATTTCCAGTGACTGATATCCAGGCCGTGGCTGCACGTCGCAGGCTGCCGGTCTTCACCGGCATTGCCGTGCTGATTGCTCTCGCCATCCTCGTCTCGCTCGGCACCTGGCAGGTGGAGCGCCTGCATTGGAAGGAAGGGCTGATCGCCGATATTGCGCAGCGCCGCGCCTCGGCGCCGATGCCGCTCGCCGATATCGAGCGGATGCTCGCCTCGGGCGGCGACATCGAGTACCGGCCCGTCACGACGACCGGCCGTTATGTGAACAACAAGGAGCGGCACTTCTTCGCCACCTGGCGCGGCCAGACGGGCTATTACATCTACACCCCGCTTGAGCTTGCCGGCGGACGCTACCTCTTCGTCAATCGCGGCTTCGTTCCTTTTGAGAACAAGGAGCCGGAAATGCGCATGCAGGGCCAACTGACCGGCGAGCAGACGGTCATCGGCCTGACGCGCAACAAGCTGCCTGGAAAGCCTTCCTGGCTCGTACCGGACAACGATGTCGCTAAGAACATCTTCTACTGGAAAGACCTCGACGTGATGGCCGCAAGCACCGGTCTCAACAAGGCGAGCATCTTGCCCTTCTTCGTCGATGCCGATTCGACGCCCAACCCGAAAGGCCTGCCGATCGGCGGCGTCACCGACGTCGACCTGCCGAACAACCACCTGCAATATGCCTTTACTTGGTATGGCCTGGCGGCGGTGCTGGCCGTGATCGTTGCGATCTCGTGGTTCCGCGGGCGCGGCAAGCCGGCCTCGCAATAGTATCGCTTCAATTCCTTCTTATATTGGGCTAGACAGCCCTATCCCAGATTACCGGACATGACATGAACATAGCGGCGAAACCTCCATTGACGATCAGGCTTTGCGGACCGCGCGGCTTCTGCGCCGGCGTCGACCGCGCCATCCAGATCGTCGTGCTGGCGCTGAAATCCTATGGCGCCCCCGTCTATGTCCGCCACGAGATCGTACATAACCGCTACGTCGTCGAGGGACTGGAGGCCAAGGGCGCGGTCTTCGTTGAAGAACTCGATGAAATACCGGCGGAGCACCGCGCCCAGCCCGTCGTTTTTTCCGCACACGGCGTCCCGAAGTCCGTTCCCGAAGATGCGAACGCCCGCAATCTTTTCTACCTCGATGCCACCTGTCCGCTGGTTTCCAAGGTTCACAAGCAGGCGATGCGGCACAATCGCCTCGGCCGCCATGTCGTGCTGATCGGCCATGCTGGTCATCCGGAAGTCATCGGCACGATGGGTCAGCTTCCCGAGGGCTCGGTCTCGCTGATCGAGACGGTCGAAGACGCCGATGCCTATCAGCCTGCCGATCCCGACAATCTGGGCTACGTGACCCAGACGACGCTTTCGGTTGACGACACGGCCGGCGTGATTGCGCGTCTCGAGCAGCGTTTCCCGAAGCTGACGGCACCCGCCGCCGACTCGATCTGCTATGCCACGACCAACCGCCAGGAAGTGGTCAAGCAGGCCGCACCCGGCTGCGACCTCTTCATCATCGTCGGTGCGCCGAATTCCTCTAACTCCAAGCGCCTTGTCGAAGTCGCGCTGAGGGCAGGGGCAAAGATGTCGATCCTCGTGCAGCGCGCCGCTGAACTGGACTGGAACGAGATAGGTCCGATTTCGACGCTTGGCCTTTCCGCCGGTGCCTCCGCGCCGGAAGTGATCGTCAACGAGATCATCGAAGCCTTCCGGGCACGTTTCGACGCCAGGGTGGAGCTTGCCGAGACCGTGCAGGAAAACGAGCATTTCCTAGTCAACCGGGAACTGCGCAACATCGAGCTGACGACGGCCGACATGGCTTTTGTGAACGGGGATTAGAGGCTTGGATCGTGCCGCTTACCCTCCTCTGCCGTGCCGGGCATCCCCCCGGGGGAGATCGGCAGTAGCACCGTCTCCGGCAATCGCGACGAAGACGATAGATTGCAAGGCAAGACGCATGCTTTTAATCTCCCCCCTTGTGGGGGAGATGTCACGAAGTGACAACGGGGGGGTATATCCCCATGCGTTTCATCACTCCCCTTAGCGTATTTAATGTGAGAGCCCTCCTTGGCAGTCTATACCGATATTTCAGAAGACGATTTGAAGTGGTTTTTGACGGAGTATGATGCCGGCACCCTGCTTTCCTACAAGGGGATTGCGGAAGGCGTCGAAAATTCCAACTTCCTGTTGCACACCACCAAAAAGCCGCTGATCTTGACGCTCTACGAAAAGCGCGTCGAAAAGGCCGACCTGCCGTTCTTCCTCGGTCTGATGCAGCATCTTGCCGACCGCGGCGTGTCCTGTCCGCTGCCGCTGCCGCGCAAGGACGGTGCGCTGCTCGGTACGCTTTCGGATCGACCGGCGGCGCTCATTTCCTTCCTTGAAGGCATGTGGCTGAGGAAGCCCGAAGCCAAACATTGCCGCGAAGTCGGCAAGGCGCTGGCGCAGATGCATATCGCCGGCGAAGGTTTCGAACTGAAGCGGCCGAACGCGCTGTCGCTGGAGGGCTGGAAGTTGCTTTGGGATAAGTCCGAGGCGCGCGCCGACGAAGTCGAGAAGGGCTTGTTTGCCGAAATCCGGGGCGAGATCGATTTCCTCTCCGCCCACTGGCCGAAGGACCTTCCGGCCGGCGTCATTCATGCCGATCTCTTCCCCGACAACGTCTTCTTCCTCGGCGATGAGCTGTCCGGCCTGATCGATTTCTATTTCGCCTGCAACGATCTGCTTGCCTACGACGTCTCGATCATTCTCAACGCCTGGTGCTTTGAAAAGGACGGCGCCTACAACATCACCAAGGGCACGGCCATGTTGGAAGGCTACCGGAGTGTTCGGCCGCTCAACAGTGCCGAACTCGCAGCGCTTCCTGTGCTTGCGCGTGGTTCTGCGCTCCGCTTCTTCCTGACCCGCCTCTATGACTGGCTGACGACGCCGGAAGGCGCAATGGTCACCAAGAAGGACCCGCTCGAATACCTGCGCAAGCTGCGCTTCCACCGGCAGGTCGCATCGGCTGCCGAATACGGGCTTTCGCCATGAAGCACGTCGAGATTTTCACCGACGGCGCGTGCTCGGGCAATCCCGGTCCTGGCGGTTGGGGCGCAATCCTGCGTTATGGCGACATTGAAAAGGAACTCTCCGGCGGCGAGGCGGACACGACCAATAACCGCATGGAGTTGATGGCGGCGATTTCGGCGCTCTCGGCGCTGAAGACGCCCTGCGAGGTCGACCTCTACACCGACAGCGCCTACGTCAAGGACGGGATTTCCAAGTGGATTTTCGGCTGGAAGAAAAACGGCTGGAAGACCGCGGACAAGAAACCGGTGAAGAATGCCGAGCTCTGGCAGGCGCTGGAGGAAGCCCGCAACAAGCATAAAGTGACGCTCCACTGGATCAAGGGCCATGCCGGCCATCCGGAAAACGAGCGTGCCGACGAACTGGCGCGCATGGGCATGGCACCCTTCAAGAAGCGGTAGGGCGGCAAATCCGGGGAGGCGATATTGCGCATCATTTCGCTGAATGCCTGGGGCGGCAAGCTGCATCGGCCGCTGATGGACTATTTCCGGGCTGCTGAGGCGGACGTGCTCTGCCTCCAGGAGGTTACCCGTTCCGTCACCGTCAAGAGCGACTGGCTGGAATATCGCGATGGCAGCCACATCCTGCCGCAGCGCGCCAACCTCTTCGAGGAGATCAAGGCGGTTCTTCCGGAGCATGACGCCTTCTTCGCGCCGACGGCGAGAGGCGAGCTTTTTGATGACGAAAACAGCGTGCCTTCGGAATTCGGTCTTGCGACGTTCGTGCGTCGGTCGGTTGCGGTCATCGGCCACGCCGCAGATTTCGTGCATGGCGATTTCTCAGCAGATAGCTACGGAGAGCATCCGCGCGCCCGCAACGCCCATGCCATCCGCCTTTTCGACTACGGGGCCGGTCAAGCGATCACGATCGCCCACCTGCATGGCCTGCGTGACATGGCCGGCAAGGGCGATACGCCCGCACGCCGGGGTCAAGCCGATGCGCTGGTCAGCCTGATCGGGCAGATCTGGCGCAAGGGCGAGCGTCTCGTCGTCTGCGGCGACTTCAACGTGCTGCCCGGAAGCGTCATGTTCGATGTGCTCGGTGGACTCGGCCTCACCGATCTCGTCACTTCCCGCGGCTTCACGGATACGAGAACATCGCACTATGCCAAAGACGGGCGCTTTGCGGACTATATGCTGGTGACGCCTGAAGTCGGCGTCGTGAGCTTCGACGTCGTAGGGGAACCGGAAGTGTCCGACCATCGGCCGCTCCTGCTGGACCTTGGGTAGCCGTCAGCACGGCTGCCTCCAATATCGACGCCTCGTCGTTATTCAGAATATGAAACTGCTTAAATAGCGGGCATTGCAACGGACTGTTTCGCGGTCCAGGTGGGAAAGCCGTTGTAAATGAAGCATTTGCGAAAACTGGCATATGGCTTGCTTACCCGTCTTGTATGCAAGACAGCCATACATCCGAAAGCACACAGAGCAACATCGAAGAGGCCATCGTTTCGGGCATTCTTTCCGCCCGGATCCGGCCCGGCACGCGGCTGAGCGAAAACCAGCTTGCGTCAGTCTTCGGCGTTTCGCGAACCCGTGTGCGCGAGGCGATGATGAGGCTCGAAACGCGCGGCATCGTCACCGTGAGCCCCCGGCGAGGTTGGTTTGTGGTCGAGCCGTCCGCCGAAGAGGCGATGACCGTCTATGAGGCAAGGCGTGCTATCGAATCCGGCCTGCTGCGTGGCATGCGCGCGCTGACGGACGAGGGCCGCACGGTTCTCGTCTCCCACCTCGACGAGGAAAAGGCTGCGATGGCTGCAGGCGACCGCCAGCGCCTCACCTGCCTCATGGGTGACTTCCATATCCGCATCGCCGAACTCGGCGGCAACCCGATCCTTGTCGACATCCTGCGCGATCTCACTGCCAGGACAATCCTGATTTCGATGCTCTATCAGTCGGAATTTCACGCAGTGCAATCTCATGAGGGGCATTGCCGCATCTTCGAGGCCATGGCAGCAGGCGATTTCGTCAAGGCCGCCGAGCTCTCCGTCGAACATCTGGACGAGGTGGAAACGGGCCTGGACCTCACGACCCGCCCGGACCCACTCTCGGAATTGCGCAGTTCCCTGTCGCTCCCTCCCAGGACCGTGTCTTCCCAACCGGCAGGCACACGAAAAACCGCAACTTCAAAGGAGAAATGAACACATGCTGACAAGAAGAACATTCTTTGCAATCGCAACGCTCGCAGCCGCTGTCGGCTTCGGTTCCGCTTCCCATGCCGATGCGCTTGCCGACATCACCGCGCGCGGCACGCTGCGCGTCGCCGTCCCGCAGGATTTTCCGCCCTTCGGCAGCGTCGGCACCGATATGGCGCCGATGGGCTATGACATCGACATGGCCAATCTGATTGCCGAAAAACTTGGCGTCAAAACCGAACTCGTGCCGGTCACCAGCGCCAACCGCATTCCCTATCTGCAGACGAACAAGGTCGATCTGGTTATTTCCAGCCTCGGCAAGAATCCGGACCGCGAAAAGGTCATCGATTTCTCCGCGGCCTATGCTCCCTTCTATAACGGCGTGTTCGCACCAGGCGATCTTTCCGTCGCCAAGGTGGAAGATCTTGCCGGCAAGACGGTCGGCGTCACCCGCGGCGCCGTCGAAGACCTCGAACTGACGAAGATCGCGTCTGCCGATGTAACGATCAAGCGCTACGAGGATAACAACGGCACGATTTCCGCCTTCCTCTCCGGTCAGGTCGAGGCTGTTGCAACCGGCAACGTGGTTGCCGCCGCCATCCTTGCCAAGAACCCCCCGAAGCGGCCCGAACTGAAGTTCCTGATCAAGAACTCGCCCTGCTACATCGGCCTCAGCAAGGAGCAGCCAGCGCTTCTCGAAAAGGTGAACGGCATCATCGCCGCCGCCAAGGCCGATGGTTCGCTGAACGCCATTGCCCAGAAGTGGCTCGGCGCCGACCTCCCGAAAGACCTCTAAAAACCGGTCCAGCATGGTCATCCCGCGCCGCGGGGTGACCACTCGCCGTCGGTATTCAAAGAGGGGACAGTGTCTTGAGCTACCATTTCGAATTCGGTTGGCTGCTTCAATATTACCCGCAGATAGTCAAGGGCATCGTGATCACCATCGAGCTGATCTCGATTGGCGGCGTGCTCGGCATTTTGCTCGGCACCTTCTGTGCCTGGGTGCGCGCGCTCGGCCCGGCTTGGCTGAAGCCCGTCGTTGCGGCCTATGTCGAGCTGATCCGCAATACGCCGTTCCTGATCCAGCTCTTCTTCATCTTCTTCGGCCTGCCGTCGCTCGGTCTGCAGCTTTCTGAGCTGACGGCCGCCAATCTTGCCATGATCGTCAACCTCGGGGCCTATAGCTGCGAGATCATCCGCGCCGGCATCCAGGCGACGCCGAAGGGGCAGTTCGAGGCGGGCGCAAGCCTCGCCATGACGCCATTCGAAACCTTCCGACATGTCGTTCTCGTGCCGTCGCTCCAGCGCATCTGGCCGGCACTCTCCTCGCAGGTGGTGATCGTCATGCTCGGCTCCTCCGTCGTCTCGCAGATCGCCGCCGAGGACCTGACCTTTGCCGCCAACTTCATCCAGTCGCGAACCTTCCGCGCCTTCGAAGCCTACATCGTCTCGACGGCCATCTATCTGGCGCTGGCGATCCTGCTCCGGCAGCTTTTGGTGGTGGCCGGCGGGTTCATCTTCCCGAGGAGGCTTGTCCGATGATCGAGTTCACACTCTGGGATATCCTGCGTAACCTGCTGCTCGCCACGCGCTGGACGGTTCTGCTCTCGCTCGTTTCCTTCATCGGGGGCGGCGCGGTCGGGCTCGGCCTGCTCTTCCTGCGCATCAGCAAGCGGAAGTCGCTGCGGGCGCTTGCAAAATACTACATCGAGCTTTTTCAAGGCACGCCGCTCCTGATGCAGCTCTTCATCGCCTTCTTCGGTCTCGGCCTTTTCGGCGTCGACGTGCCGGCATGGCTTGCCGCCGCCCTGGCATTGATCCTCTGGACCGCTGCCTTCCTCGCCGAAATCTGGCGCGGCTGCGTCGAAGCGGTTGCGAAAGGCCAATGGGAAGCCTCCGCCAGCCTCGGCATGGGAAGGTTGCAGCAGATGCGCTACGTCATCCTACCGCAGGCGCTGAGGGTCGCCGTGCCGCCGACCGTCGGCTTCTCCGTCCAGGTCGTCAAGGGAACGGCACTCACCTCGATCATAGGCTTCGTCGAACTATCGAAGGCAGGCACCGTCGTCACCAACGCCACCTTCCAGCCCTTCACTGTCTACGGGCTCGTCGCTCTTATCTATTTTGCGCTTTGCTGGCCTCTGTCGAAGAGCAGCCAGATCCTCGAAAGGAAGCTCAATGTCGCTCATCGAAATCACTGAAGTCCGCAAGAGCTACGGCACGAACGAGGTGCTGAAGGGCATCGACCTGGATGTGGAGCCGGGCGAGGTCATTGCCATCATCGGCAAGAGCGGCTCGGGAAAATCAACGCTGCTGCGCTGCATCAACGGCCTCGAGACCATCACCCAAGGCTCGATCTCGGTAGCCGGCGCCCAGCTTCTGGACGACGAATTGCATCTGAAGGCGCTCAGGCTGAAAGTCGGCATGATCTTCCAGCAGTTCAATCTCTTCCCGCACCTGACGGCCGGCGGCAATGTCATGCTGTCGCAGTCGGTC from Rhizobium sp. 007 encodes:
- a CDS encoding amino acid ABC transporter permease — encoded protein: MIEFTLWDILRNLLLATRWTVLLSLVSFIGGGAVGLGLLFLRISKRKSLRALAKYYIELFQGTPLLMQLFIAFFGLGLFGVDVPAWLAAALALILWTAAFLAEIWRGCVEAVAKGQWEASASLGMGRLQQMRYVILPQALRVAVPPTVGFSVQVVKGTALTSIIGFVELSKAGTVVTNATFQPFTVYGLVALIYFALCWPLSKSSQILERKLNVAHRNH